A window of the Phragmites australis chromosome 20, lpPhrAust1.1, whole genome shotgun sequence genome harbors these coding sequences:
- the LOC133902033 gene encoding tonoplast dicarboxylate transporter-like, producing MDPRRACWESSSEDVTRPLLPVQEDGPTGRSCSPLKSVLANKYLAVASGPLACAVICTLGDLGGHPAARNMLGVLAWVFLWWITDAVPLAVASMAPLFLFPLFGIASSDAVAKAYMEDVISLVLGSFILALAIEHYSIHRRLALNITSLFCGDPVKPHLLLLGICGTTMFISMWIHNAPSTVMMLPVATGILQRFPRDELEGVANAREVQRFSKALVLGVVYASTIGGMATLTGTGANIILVGMWSTYFPEQDPITFSKWMSFGLPMALVLFMALWATLCLMYCSKNTGRALSAYLDRSHLRRELSLLGPMSFAEKMILAVFGALIALWMTRSLTDDIPGWAILFDGKVGDGTVTIMMATLLFIIPSGKNDGERLMDWGKCRKLQWNIILLLGAGFAIADGFKASGLTDILSEGLGFLKGAPALVIAPVTCIFSGVITEFTSDDATTTLVLPLLAELSKSIGVHPLLLMIPGTVGAQLSFLLPTASPPNVVGFGTGYISIKDMVITGMPLGVVGIAALTILLPTLGSLVFGVDKF from the exons ATGGATCCGCGACGCGCCTGCTGGGAGAGCTCGTCGGAGGACGTCACGAGGCCGCTGCTGCCAGTGCAGGAGGACGGGCCGACGGGACGCTCCTGCTCCCCGCTCAAGTCAGTTCTCGCCAACAAGTACCTGGCGGTGGCGTCCGGGCCGCTGGCGTGCGCGGTGATCTGCACCCTCGGGGACCTCGGCGGGCACCCCGCGGCGCGCAACATGCTCGGCGTGCTGGCCTGGGTGTTCCTCTGGTGGATCACGGATGCCGTGCCGCTCGCCGTCGCGTCCATGGCGCCGCTGTTCCTCTTCCCCCTGTTCGGCATCGCCTCTTCCGACGCCGTCGCCAAGGCCTACATGGAGGACGTCATCTCCCTCGTCCTCGGCAGCTTCATCCTCGCGCTCGCCATCGAGCACTATAGCATCCACCGCCGCCTCGCTCTCAAC ATCACGTCGCTGTTCTGCGGTGACCCGGTGAAGCCACACCTGCTGCTCCTTGGCATCTGCGGCACGACCATGTTCATCAGCATGTGGATCCACAATGCGCCGTCCACCGTCATGATGCTGCCGGTGGCGACGGGGATCCTTCAGCGGTTCCCGCGCGACGAATTGGAGGGCGTCGCCAACGCACGGGAGGTCCAGCGGTTCTCCAAGGCGTTGGTGCTCGGCGTCGTGTACGCGTCGACGATCGGCGGGATGGCGACGTTGACGGGCACGGGCGCGAACATCATCCTTGTAGGTATGTGGTCCACGTACTTCCCGGAGCAGGACCCCATCACCTTCAGCAAGTGGATGTCCTTCGGGCTCCCCATGGCGCTTGTCCTGTTCATGGCGCTCTGGGCCACGCTCTGCCTCATGTACTGCTCCAAGAACACCGGGAGGGCGCTCTCTGCCTACCTGGACCGGAGCCATCTCAGGAGGGAGCTCAGCTTGCTGG GCCCGATGTCATTTGCAGAGAAGATGATTTTGGCCGTGTTTGGG GCTCTCATTGCCCTATGGATGACCAGGAGCCTGACAGACGACATCCCTGGGTGGGCAATCCTCTTCGACGGCAAAGTTGGGGATGGAACCGTCACT ATCATGATGGCGACGCTGCTGTTCATCATCCCGAGCGGCAAGAACGACGGCGAGAGGCTCATGGACTGGGGCAAGTGCCGGAAGCTGCAGTGGAACATCATCCTGCTCCTCGGAGCGGGCTTCGCCATCGCCGACGGGTTCAAGGCGAGCGGCCTGACCGACATCCTCTCCGAGGGCCTGGGATTCCTGAAAGGCGCACCGGCTCTGGTCATCGCACCCGTGACCTGCATTTTTAGTGGCGTCATCACGGAGTTCACCTCCGACGACGCCACCACCACGCTGGTGCTGCCGCTGCTCGCCGAGCTGAGCAAGTCCATCGGCGTGCACCCGCTGCTGCTCATGATCCCCGGCACGGTCGGCGCGCAGCTGTCTTTCCTGCTGCCCACGGCGTCGCCGCCAAACGTCGTCGGGTTTGGCACCGGCTACATCTCCATCAAGGACATGGTGATTACCGGAATGCCACTGGGAGTCGTCGGCATTGCAGCTCTTACAATCCTACTGCCTACATTAG GCTCCCTGGTTTTTGGCGTGGATAAGTTTTAG